A portion of the Streptomyces sp. NBC_00376 genome contains these proteins:
- a CDS encoding HNH endonuclease family protein, giving the protein MLPALSVAAVLALAGCDPEQPSRSEGEGGGRAVTGFGASPLDNADGTKPGLAPLTSEADRAAGRKVIEKVATKGRGPKTGYARDKFGYAWKDSVDGIPLARNGCDTRNDLLARDGKDLKFRSGSDCVVVSMTLKDPYTGSTIDWRKQQATKVQIDHVMPLSYDWQMGASRWNEAKRQQIANDPLNLIPVDGPANNAKRDSGPASWLPPYKPVRCSYAVRFAQVSLKYGLPVTAADKTAMLEQCGG; this is encoded by the coding sequence ATGCTGCCCGCCCTCAGCGTGGCGGCGGTGCTGGCCCTGGCCGGCTGCGACCCCGAGCAGCCCTCGCGCTCCGAGGGGGAGGGCGGCGGGCGGGCCGTCACCGGGTTCGGGGCCAGTCCGCTCGACAACGCCGACGGTACGAAGCCGGGGCTCGCGCCGCTCACGTCCGAGGCGGACCGGGCTGCCGGGCGGAAGGTCATCGAGAAGGTGGCGACCAAGGGGCGGGGGCCGAAGACCGGGTACGCGCGGGACAAGTTCGGCTACGCGTGGAAGGACTCGGTCGACGGGATACCGCTCGCGAGGAACGGCTGCGACACCCGTAACGACCTCCTCGCCAGGGACGGCAAGGACCTGAAGTTCCGGTCCGGTTCGGACTGCGTGGTCGTGTCGATGACGCTCAAGGACCCCTACACCGGCTCCACCATCGACTGGCGCAAGCAGCAGGCCACCAAGGTCCAGATCGACCACGTCATGCCGCTCTCGTACGACTGGCAGATGGGTGCCTCGCGCTGGAACGAGGCCAAGCGGCAGCAGATCGCCAACGACCCGCTCAACCTCATCCCGGTCGACGGGCCGGCCAACAACGCCAAGCGCGACTCGGGGCCGGCTTCCTGGCTGCCGCCGTACAAGCCGGTCCGCTGCTCGTACGCGGTGCGGTTCGCGCAGGTGTCCCTGAAGTACGGACTGCCGGTCACCGCCGCCGACAAGACGGCGATGCTGGAGCAGTGCGGCGGGTGA
- a CDS encoding ABC transporter permease, whose amino-acid sequence MTVWKTSRRNFFAHKGRMALSAVAVLLSVAFVCGTLVFTDTMNTTFDKLFAATAADVTVSPKDPEKNNGIPENGKPATVPASAVGRAAKATGAKAAEGAVSSMSVTVVDSHDKNLGPTSGAPTIAGNWTRNDLRSMEISSGHAPRGPTEVMVDADTAEKHHLKLGDELRTITASGDIRAAISGIAAFKVTNPGAAVVYFDTVTAQTKLLGAPDVFSMVSVTAEAGVPDEQLKKNVATALGDTSAYKLQTQEQAAAANKDSMGSFLDVMKYAMLGFAGIALLVGIFLIVNTFSMLVAQRTREIGLMRAIGSSRKQVNRSVLIEALFLGVVGSLLGVGAGVGLAVGLMKLMGAMGMELSTGDLTVAWTTPVVGLVLGIVVTVVAAYFPARRAGKVSPMAALREAGTPADGRAGRVRAAIGLVLTLAGGAALLAATRADESAEGSLMLGAGVLLTLIGFIVIGPLLAGLVVRVLSAVMLRMFGPVGRLAERNALRNPRRTGATGAALMVGLALVACLSVVGSSMVASATEELDKSVGADFIVQPAGGDGGLIVDQAAKAVRAAGDIDHVTSYKSVSASLTAPDGSTEIDGLVAADPTYKDDVRRETVSGELAAAYGKDAMSVGETYATEHHVEVGDRITVAFKGGETAKLKVAAITSDDVNIDKGAMYINITTAERYVPADTMPQNMIMFAKAADGKEKEAYAGLKDALAKYPQYEVKNQADFKQQLKDQIGQLLNIVYGLLALAIIVAVLGVVNTLALSVVERTREIGLMRAIGLSRRQLRRMIRLESVVIAVFGALLGLGLGMGWGTAAQKLLALEGLGVLEIPWPTILTVFVASAFVGLFAALVPAFRAGRMNVLNAIATD is encoded by the coding sequence ATGACCGTCTGGAAGACATCGCGGCGGAACTTCTTCGCCCACAAGGGACGCATGGCGCTCTCCGCCGTGGCCGTCCTGCTGTCGGTGGCGTTCGTGTGCGGCACGCTCGTCTTCACCGACACCATGAACACCACCTTCGACAAGCTCTTCGCCGCGACCGCGGCCGATGTCACGGTCTCCCCGAAGGACCCCGAGAAGAACAACGGGATCCCGGAGAACGGCAAGCCCGCCACGGTCCCCGCGTCCGCCGTCGGGCGGGCCGCGAAGGCCACCGGCGCGAAGGCGGCCGAGGGCGCGGTCTCCAGCATGTCCGTCACCGTCGTCGACAGCCACGACAAGAACCTGGGCCCGACCTCGGGCGCCCCGACTATCGCGGGCAACTGGACGAGGAACGACCTCCGTTCGATGGAGATCTCCTCCGGCCACGCACCGCGCGGCCCGACCGAGGTGATGGTCGACGCCGACACCGCCGAGAAGCACCACCTGAAGCTCGGCGACGAACTGCGCACCATCACCGCCAGCGGCGACATCAGGGCCGCGATCAGCGGCATCGCCGCCTTCAAGGTCACCAACCCCGGCGCCGCGGTCGTCTACTTCGACACCGTCACCGCCCAGACGAAGCTGCTCGGCGCGCCCGACGTCTTCAGCATGGTCTCCGTCACCGCCGAAGCGGGCGTCCCCGACGAGCAGCTGAAGAAGAACGTCGCCACGGCGCTCGGCGACACCTCCGCGTACAAGCTCCAGACGCAGGAGCAGGCGGCGGCGGCCAACAAGGACTCGATGGGCTCCTTCCTCGACGTCATGAAGTACGCGATGCTCGGCTTCGCCGGGATCGCCCTCCTCGTCGGCATCTTCCTGATCGTCAACACCTTCTCGATGCTGGTGGCCCAGCGCACCCGCGAGATCGGCCTGATGCGGGCCATCGGCTCCAGCCGCAAGCAGGTCAACCGGTCCGTGCTGATCGAGGCGCTGTTCCTCGGCGTCGTCGGCTCGCTCCTCGGCGTCGGCGCGGGCGTCGGCCTCGCCGTCGGCCTGATGAAGCTCATGGGCGCCATGGGCATGGAACTCTCCACCGGGGACCTCACCGTCGCCTGGACGACCCCGGTGGTCGGCCTGGTGCTCGGCATCGTCGTCACCGTCGTCGCCGCGTACTTCCCGGCCCGCCGGGCCGGGAAGGTCTCCCCGATGGCCGCCCTGCGCGAGGCCGGAACCCCGGCGGACGGCCGCGCGGGCCGGGTCCGGGCCGCGATCGGCCTGGTCCTCACGCTGGCCGGCGGCGCCGCGCTCCTCGCCGCGACGAGGGCCGACGAGTCGGCCGAGGGTTCGCTCATGCTCGGTGCGGGCGTGCTCCTCACCCTGATCGGCTTCATCGTGATCGGCCCGCTGCTGGCCGGCCTCGTGGTCCGGGTGCTGAGCGCGGTCATGCTGCGGATGTTCGGCCCCGTGGGACGGCTCGCCGAGCGCAACGCCCTGCGCAACCCGCGCCGCACCGGCGCCACCGGCGCCGCCCTGATGGTCGGTCTCGCCCTGGTCGCCTGCCTCTCGGTCGTCGGCTCCTCCATGGTCGCCTCGGCCACCGAGGAACTCGACAAGTCGGTGGGCGCCGACTTCATCGTCCAGCCGGCCGGTGGCGACGGCGGGCTGATCGTCGACCAGGCGGCGAAGGCCGTCCGGGCGGCGGGGGACATCGACCACGTCACCTCGTACAAGTCCGTCAGCGCCTCGCTCACCGCCCCCGACGGCTCCACCGAGATCGACGGCCTGGTCGCCGCCGACCCCACGTACAAGGACGACGTCCGCCGCGAGACGGTCTCCGGCGAGCTGGCCGCCGCGTACGGCAAGGACGCCATGTCGGTCGGCGAGACGTACGCCACCGAGCACCACGTCGAGGTCGGTGACCGGATCACCGTCGCGTTCAAGGGCGGCGAGACCGCGAAGCTGAAGGTCGCCGCGATCACCTCGGACGACGTCAACATCGACAAGGGCGCGATGTACATCAACATCACGACCGCCGAGCGCTACGTCCCCGCCGACACCATGCCGCAGAACATGATCATGTTCGCGAAGGCCGCGGACGGCAAGGAGAAGGAGGCGTACGCCGGTCTCAAGGACGCCCTCGCCAAGTACCCGCAGTACGAGGTGAAGAACCAGGCCGACTTCAAGCAGCAGCTCAAGGACCAGATCGGCCAGCTGCTGAACATCGTCTACGGCCTGCTGGCGCTCGCGATCATCGTCGCCGTGCTCGGCGTGGTGAACACCCTGGCCCTGTCGGTGGTCGAGCGGACCCGGGAGATCGGCCTGATGCGCGCCATCGGTCTCTCCCGCCGCCAGCTGCGCCGGATGATCCGCCTGGAGTCGGTGGTCATCGCGGTCTTCGGAGCCCTGCTCGGCCTCGGCCTCGGCATGGGCTGGGGCACGGCGGCCCAGAAGCTGCTGGCCCTGGAGGGCCTCGGCGTCCTGGAGATCCCGTGGCCGACGATCCTCACGGTCTTCGTCGCCTCCGCCTTCGTCGGCCTGTTCGCGGCCCTGGTCCCGGCGTTCCGGGCGGGCCGGATGAATGTCCTGAACGCGATCGCCACCGATTAG
- the mfd gene encoding transcription-repair coupling factor, whose protein sequence is MSLHGLLDVVVRDPALSEAVKAAGDGHRMHVDLVGPPAARPFAVAALARETGRTVLAVTATGREAEDLAAALRTLLPPDTIAEFPSWETLPHERLSPRSDTVGRRLAVLRRLAHPRADDPETGPVSVVVAPIRSVLQPQVKGLGDLEPVALRIGESADLGKTVEALAAAAYSRVELVEKRGEFAVRGGILDVFPPTEEHPLRVEFWGDDVEEIRYFKIADQRSLEIAEHGLWAPPCRELLLTDEVRERAAALAEAHPELGELLNKIAEGIAVEGMESLAPVLVDDMELLLDVLPKGSMALVCDPERVRTRAADLVATSQEFLQASWAATAGGGEAPIDVGAASLWGIADVRDRARELGMMWWSVSPFAADDELDEDTLKFTMHAPESYRGDTARALADTKGWIAEGWRTVYVTEGQGLASRTVEVLSGEGIAARLDPDLAEISPSVVHVSCGAIDHGFVDPALKLAVLTETDLTGQRTATKDLGRMPARRRKTIDPLTLETGDYIVHEQHGVGRYIEMVQRTVQGATREYLLVEYAPAKRGQPGDRLYIPTDQLEQVTKYVGGEAPTLHRLGGADWTKTKARAKKAVKEIAADLIKLYSARMAAPGHTFGPDTPWQRELEDAFPYAETPDQLSTIAEVKEDMEKSVPMDRLICGDVGYGKTEIAVRAAFKAVQDGKQVAVLVPTTLLVQQHYGTFTERYSQFPVNVRALSRFQSESESKTTLEGLREGSVDLVIGTHRLFSSETRFKDLGLVIVDEEQRFGVEHKEQLKKLRANVDVLTMSATPIPRTLEMAVTGIREMSTITTPPEERHPVLTFVGPYEEKQIGAAIRRELLREGQAFYIHNRVESIDRAAARLREIVPEARIATAHGQMSEQALEQVVVDFWEKKFDVLVSTTIVESGIDISNANTLIVERGDNFGLSQLHQLRGRVGRGRERGYAYFLYPPEKPLTETAHERLATIAQHTEMGAGMYVAMKDLEIRGAGNLLGGEQSGHIAGVGFDLYVRMVGEAVADYRASLEGGVEEEPPLEVKIELPVDAHVPHDYAPGERLRLQAYRAIASASTEDDIRAVREELTDRYGKLPEPVENLLLVAGLRMLARACGVGEIVLQGPNIRFAPVELRESQELRLKRLYPKTVIKPAVHQILVPRPTTARVGGKPVVGRELLAWTGEFLTTILGS, encoded by the coding sequence ATGAGCCTGCACGGTCTGCTGGATGTCGTCGTACGTGACCCGGCACTCTCCGAAGCGGTGAAGGCCGCCGGCGACGGCCACCGGATGCACGTCGACCTCGTCGGCCCGCCCGCCGCCCGCCCCTTCGCCGTCGCCGCACTGGCCCGCGAGACCGGGCGGACCGTGCTCGCCGTCACCGCGACCGGCCGGGAGGCCGAGGACCTGGCTGCCGCCCTGCGCACCCTGCTGCCGCCGGACACGATCGCCGAGTTCCCGTCCTGGGAGACCCTGCCGCACGAGCGGCTCTCGCCCCGCTCGGACACCGTGGGCCGCCGCCTCGCCGTGCTGCGCCGCCTGGCGCACCCGAGGGCGGACGACCCGGAGACCGGCCCGGTCTCCGTCGTCGTCGCGCCGATCCGCTCCGTGCTCCAGCCGCAGGTCAAGGGGCTCGGCGACCTGGAACCCGTGGCGCTGCGCATCGGCGAGAGCGCCGATCTCGGCAAGACGGTCGAGGCGCTGGCGGCGGCCGCGTACTCCCGGGTGGAACTGGTCGAGAAGCGTGGCGAGTTCGCCGTACGCGGCGGCATCCTGGACGTGTTCCCGCCGACCGAGGAGCACCCCCTTCGGGTGGAGTTCTGGGGCGACGACGTCGAGGAGATCCGCTACTTCAAGATCGCCGACCAGCGGTCGCTGGAGATCGCCGAGCACGGGCTGTGGGCGCCGCCCTGCCGCGAGCTGCTGCTCACCGACGAGGTGCGGGAGCGGGCCGCCGCGCTCGCCGAGGCCCACCCCGAGCTGGGCGAACTCCTCAACAAGATCGCCGAGGGGATCGCGGTGGAGGGCATGGAGTCCCTCGCCCCGGTCCTGGTCGACGACATGGAGCTGCTGCTCGACGTGTTGCCGAAGGGCTCGATGGCGCTGGTCTGCGACCCGGAGCGGGTCCGTACCAGGGCCGCCGACCTGGTCGCCACCAGCCAGGAGTTCCTCCAGGCGTCCTGGGCGGCCACCGCGGGCGGCGGCGAGGCCCCGATCGACGTGGGCGCGGCCTCGCTGTGGGGCATCGCGGACGTCCGGGACCGGGCCCGCGAGCTGGGGATGATGTGGTGGTCGGTCTCCCCGTTCGCCGCCGACGACGAGCTCGACGAGGACACCCTCAAGTTCACGATGCACGCCCCGGAGTCGTACCGCGGCGACACCGCCCGCGCGCTCGCCGACACCAAGGGCTGGATCGCCGAGGGCTGGCGCACGGTGTACGTCACCGAGGGCCAGGGCCTCGCCTCCCGTACCGTCGAGGTGCTGAGCGGCGAGGGCATCGCCGCCCGCCTGGACCCGGACCTGGCGGAGATCTCCCCGTCCGTCGTCCACGTCTCCTGCGGCGCGATCGACCACGGCTTCGTCGACCCGGCGCTGAAGCTCGCCGTGCTCACCGAGACGGACCTCACCGGCCAGCGCACCGCCACCAAGGACCTGGGCCGGATGCCGGCCCGCCGCCGCAAGACGATCGACCCGCTGACGCTGGAGACCGGCGACTACATCGTCCACGAACAGCACGGCGTGGGCCGCTACATCGAGATGGTGCAGCGCACCGTGCAGGGCGCCACCCGCGAGTACCTCCTCGTCGAGTACGCCCCAGCCAAGCGCGGCCAGCCCGGCGACCGCCTGTACATCCCGACCGACCAGCTGGAACAGGTCACCAAGTACGTCGGCGGCGAGGCGCCCACCCTGCACCGGCTCGGCGGCGCCGACTGGACGAAGACCAAGGCGCGCGCCAAGAAGGCCGTCAAGGAGATCGCCGCCGACCTGATCAAGCTGTACTCGGCCCGGATGGCGGCCCCCGGCCACACCTTCGGCCCCGACACCCCCTGGCAGCGCGAACTGGAGGACGCCTTCCCGTACGCGGAGACGCCCGACCAGCTCTCCACCATCGCCGAGGTCAAGGAGGACATGGAGAAGTCCGTCCCGATGGACCGGCTGATCTGCGGCGACGTCGGCTACGGCAAGACGGAGATCGCGGTCCGGGCGGCGTTCAAGGCGGTCCAGGACGGCAAGCAGGTCGCCGTCCTCGTACCCACGACCCTCCTGGTCCAGCAGCACTACGGCACGTTCACCGAGCGCTACTCCCAGTTCCCGGTCAACGTGCGGGCGCTCAGCCGCTTCCAGTCCGAGTCCGAGTCCAAGACGACCCTCGAAGGGCTCCGCGAGGGCTCCGTCGACCTGGTCATCGGCACCCACCGCCTGTTCTCCTCCGAGACCAGGTTCAAGGACCTGGGCCTGGTCATCGTCGACGAGGAGCAGCGCTTCGGCGTCGAGCACAAGGAGCAGCTGAAGAAGCTCCGCGCCAACGTGGACGTCCTCACCATGTCCGCGACGCCCATCCCCCGCACGCTCGAAATGGCCGTGACCGGCATCCGCGAGATGTCGACGATCACCACCCCGCCCGAGGAGCGCCACCCGGTCCTCACCTTCGTCGGCCCGTACGAGGAGAAGCAGATCGGCGCGGCCATCCGCCGCGAACTGCTCCGCGAGGGCCAGGCGTTCTACATCCACAACCGGGTCGAGTCGATCGACCGCGCCGCCGCCCGCCTCCGCGAGATCGTCCCGGAGGCCCGGATCGCGACGGCCCACGGCCAGATGTCCGAACAGGCCCTGGAGCAGGTGGTGGTGGACTTCTGGGAGAAGAAGTTCGACGTCCTGGTCTCCACGACGATCGTCGAGTCCGGCATCGACATCTCCAACGCCAACACCCTGATCGTGGAGCGCGGCGACAACTTCGGCCTCTCCCAGCTCCACCAGCTGCGCGGCCGCGTCGGCCGTGGCCGCGAGCGCGGCTACGCGTACTTCCTCTACCCCCCGGAGAAGCCGCTCACCGAGACGGCCCACGAGCGCCTCGCCACGATCGCCCAGCACACCGAGATGGGCGCGGGCATGTACGTGGCGATGAAGGACCTGGAGATCCGCGGCGCCGGAAACCTCCTGGGCGGCGAGCAGTCCGGTCACATCGCGGGCGTCGGCTTCGACCTGTACGTACGCATGGTGGGCGAGGCGGTCGCCGACTACCGGGCCTCCCTCGAAGGTGGCGTGGAGGAGGAGCCGCCGCTGGAGGTCAAGATCGAGCTCCCGGTCGACGCCCACGTCCCCCACGACTACGCCCCCGGCGAGCGGCTGCGCCTCCAGGCGTACCGCGCCATCGCCTCCGCCAGCACCGAGGACGACATCAGGGCCGTCCGCGAGGAACTCACCGACCGCTACGGCAAGCTCCCCGAGCCGGTCGAGAACCTCCTCCTGGTCGCCGGCCTGCGCATGCTGGCCCGCGCCTGCGGTGTCGGCGAGATCGTCCTCCAGGGCCCGAACATCCGGTTCGCCCCGGTGGAGCTGCGCGAATCGCAGGAGCTCCGCCTGAAGCGCCTGTACCCGAAGACGGTCATCAAGCCGGCCGTCCACCAGATCCTGGTCCCCCGCCCCACCACCGCCAGGGTCGGCGGAAAGCCGGTCGTGGGACGTGAACTGCTGGCGTGGACGGGGGAGTTCCTGACCACGATCCTGGGTTCGTAG
- a CDS encoding SCO6745 family protein translates to MSEKLGRVRRMWHLLEPLHAVLYYAPEAVAEAAALGYRTDERWPGYFAWRAAPLGEADAGRVADTFYSFSPAMVSEYVPAVWSVASPGAVLAARTRAVDRAYRKLLGDAVDGPELREAAALVRRVAEAADTADRPLAAANAALPWPEEPHLVLWQAATVLREHRGDGHLAALVEAGLDPVESLVSFAAVGAARPEVFASRGWSDAEWRAARQRLVERGLLDGGGVVTEAGRALRAEVERRTDEAAADPWRVLGEEGQERLAELLGPFWVAVIGSGMLPSETTLGIGKV, encoded by the coding sequence ATGTCCGAGAAGCTGGGGCGGGTGCGACGGATGTGGCATCTGCTGGAGCCGTTGCACGCCGTTCTGTACTACGCGCCGGAGGCCGTCGCGGAGGCCGCCGCGCTCGGATACCGCACCGACGAGCGGTGGCCCGGCTACTTCGCCTGGCGCGCGGCGCCGCTCGGGGAGGCCGATGCGGGGCGGGTGGCCGACACGTTCTACAGCTTCAGCCCGGCGATGGTGAGTGAGTACGTGCCCGCCGTCTGGTCCGTAGCCTCGCCCGGTGCGGTGCTCGCGGCCCGGACCCGGGCGGTCGACCGTGCCTACCGGAAGCTGCTGGGGGACGCGGTCGACGGTCCGGAGTTGCGTGAGGCCGCCGCGCTCGTGCGGCGCGTCGCGGAGGCCGCCGACACCGCCGACAGGCCGCTCGCCGCGGCCAACGCCGCCCTGCCCTGGCCGGAGGAGCCGCACCTCGTGCTCTGGCAGGCGGCGACTGTCCTGCGTGAGCACCGGGGCGACGGTCATCTCGCGGCGCTCGTCGAGGCTGGGCTCGACCCGGTCGAGTCGCTGGTCTCCTTCGCCGCCGTCGGTGCGGCGCGGCCGGAGGTGTTCGCGAGCCGGGGGTGGAGTGATGCGGAGTGGCGGGCCGCCCGGCAACGGCTCGTGGAGCGTGGGCTGTTGGACGGGGGCGGTGTGGTGACCGAGGCGGGGCGGGCGTTGCGCGCCGAGGTCGAGCGGCGTACGGACGAAGCGGCGGCGGACCCGTGGCGGGTGCTCGGCGAGGAGGGGCAGGAGCGGCTCGCCGAACTGCTGGGGCCGTTCTGGGTGGCGGTGATCGGTTCCGGGATGCTGCCGTCCGAGACGACGCTGGGGATCGGGAAGGTGTGA
- a CDS encoding TetR/AcrR family transcriptional regulator, producing MTSERTYHHGDLRRAVLTAALDVIRTEGPGALSLRDLARRAGVSHAAPAHHFKDRTGLLTAIATEGYERFADTLADAPDLRERGVRYVRFAVDHPAHFQVMFQPDLYRTDDPGLLTAKDRASAELRAGLTGLPAAGRGDDARLAGVAAWSLAHGFATLLLSGNLEAAVGARDPEAVFRSITELLFASADERPASGGPERGGA from the coding sequence ATGACCAGCGAGCGCACCTACCACCACGGCGACCTGCGGCGGGCCGTCCTCACCGCCGCACTCGACGTCATCCGCACCGAGGGGCCGGGCGCACTGAGCCTGCGCGACCTGGCGCGCCGGGCCGGTGTCTCCCACGCGGCCCCCGCCCATCACTTCAAGGACCGCACGGGCCTGCTCACCGCCATCGCGACGGAGGGATACGAGCGGTTCGCCGACACCTTGGCCGACGCCCCTGACCTGAGGGAACGGGGCGTGCGGTACGTGCGGTTCGCCGTCGACCACCCCGCCCACTTCCAGGTGATGTTCCAGCCGGACCTCTACCGCACCGACGACCCCGGCCTGCTCACCGCGAAGGACCGCGCCTCGGCCGAGCTGCGCGCCGGCCTCACCGGCCTCCCCGCTGCCGGACGCGGCGACGACGCCCGGCTCGCGGGTGTGGCCGCCTGGTCGCTGGCCCACGGGTTCGCCACGCTGCTGCTGAGCGGCAACCTGGAGGCGGCGGTGGGCGCGCGGGACCCCGAGGCGGTCTTCCGGTCGATCACGGAGTTGTTGTTCGCGTCGGCGGATGAGCGGCCGGCGTCGGGCGGGCCGGAACGGGGTGGCGCGTGA
- a CDS encoding DUF4190 domain-containing protein: MSQFTQPPQSPQPQQPYTPAQTPGMRPARNGLGIAALVLGVIGAVSGLIPFLFWLAGILGLIALILGLAGRGRAKRGEATNKGMATFGAVLGLISLILTVVGAVITFKAVDDAVNDLNKAVSDTTASAKPKPGGDSAKGGGAEKKKETGKALEAGDSAVYDDDLTVTVGDATSYTPDAYAAGHTKGQKAYRVAVVIENAGKEKFDSTLVSVSARAGQDGVDAEQIFDNKVGTGFSGTVLPGKKVTVQFAFDTPADAKNLTVEVNPGFTYDASQWDLKL, translated from the coding sequence ATGTCCCAGTTCACGCAGCCGCCGCAGTCCCCGCAGCCCCAGCAGCCGTACACCCCGGCCCAGACGCCCGGCATGCGCCCGGCCCGTAACGGACTGGGCATCGCCGCCCTCGTCCTGGGCGTCATCGGCGCCGTGTCCGGCCTGATCCCGTTCCTGTTCTGGCTGGCGGGCATCCTCGGCCTCATCGCCCTGATCCTGGGTCTGGCCGGTCGGGGCCGGGCGAAGCGCGGCGAGGCCACCAACAAGGGGATGGCGACCTTCGGTGCCGTACTCGGCCTGATCTCGCTGATCCTCACGGTGGTGGGCGCGGTGATCACGTTCAAGGCCGTGGACGACGCCGTGAACGACCTCAACAAGGCGGTCTCCGACACGACGGCCTCCGCGAAGCCGAAGCCCGGCGGCGACTCCGCCAAGGGCGGGGGCGCGGAGAAGAAGAAGGAGACCGGCAAGGCGCTGGAGGCCGGCGACTCGGCCGTGTACGACGACGATCTGACGGTCACGGTCGGCGACGCCACCTCGTACACCCCGGACGCCTACGCCGCCGGACACACCAAGGGCCAGAAGGCCTACCGGGTCGCCGTCGTCATCGAGAACGCGGGCAAGGAGAAGTTCGATTCCACGCTCGTCAGCGTCTCGGCACGGGCCGGCCAGGACGGGGTGGACGCCGAGCAGATCTTCGACAACAAGGTCGGCACGGGCTTCAGCGGCACGGTCCTGCCGGGCAAGAAGGTCACGGTCCAGTTCGCCTTCGACACCCCGGCGGACGCCAAGAACCTGACGGTCGAGGTCAACCCCGGCTTCACGTACGACGCCTCGCAGTGGGACCTGAAGCTCTGA